In a single window of the Aureibacillus halotolerans genome:
- a CDS encoding cyclic-di-AMP receptor yields MKLIMAVVQDDDSARLMEGLVEAKFRATKLASTGGFLRSGNTTFMIGVDDEKVDKVLHVIRENCQSREQFMSPISPMGGNTDSYVPYPIEVEVGGATVFVLPIEKFVQY; encoded by the coding sequence ATGAAATTAATAATGGCTGTTGTACAAGATGATGATAGCGCTCGTTTGATGGAAGGGTTGGTTGAGGCGAAGTTCCGTGCAACAAAGCTTGCAAGCACCGGTGGTTTCTTGAGGTCAGGAAATACGACCTTCATGATCGGGGTTGACGATGAGAAGGTAGATAAGGTGCTGCATGTGATCCGTGAGAATTGTCAATCTCGCGAGCAGTTTATGTCGCCGATTTCTCCAATGGGTGGCAATACAGATTCGTATGTTCCCTACCCCATTGAGGTGGAGGTAGGCGGTGCAACGGTGTTCGTGCTTCCGATCGAAAAGTTCGTACAATACTAA
- the tmk gene encoding dTMP kinase has protein sequence MKGFFLTFEGPDGSGKSTQLQLLHTLLAEMGIESIVTREPGGTAIGDAVRGILLDPAYGEMKMETEILLYAASRAQHVHEVIMPALNEGKVVLCDRFVDASVAYQGSGLPGDLDAILSINRFATRQLVPDRTYMMMVSAEEGRGRLNARAGIHLDRIEARDLAYHQRVYEAFQRIAEKDASRVLKVDATKSIDEIHTNVKTDFLTYYHSIR, from the coding sequence ATGAAAGGGTTTTTTCTCACATTTGAAGGACCAGATGGCTCAGGAAAAAGCACGCAGTTACAGCTTTTGCATACATTGTTAGCAGAGATGGGCATAGAAAGCATTGTTACTCGTGAGCCGGGAGGCACGGCGATTGGCGATGCTGTTCGTGGCATTTTACTGGATCCAGCGTATGGCGAGATGAAAATGGAAACGGAAATTTTACTGTATGCTGCTTCAAGAGCACAGCATGTCCATGAAGTCATTATGCCCGCGCTAAATGAAGGAAAAGTAGTGTTGTGTGATCGTTTTGTTGATGCGTCGGTCGCTTATCAAGGATCGGGACTGCCAGGTGACCTAGACGCGATTTTATCAATCAATCGTTTTGCGACTCGCCAGCTGGTGCCAGATCGTACTTATATGATGATGGTTTCAGCAGAAGAAGGTCGTGGTCGTTTAAATGCCCGCGCCGGCATTCATCTTGACCGAATTGAGGCAAGGGACCTTGCCTACCATCAGCGTGTGTATGAGGCTTTTCAGCGTATTGCTGAAAAGGATGCCAGTCGCGTCTTAAAAGTGGATGCGACGAAGTCTATCGATGAAATCCATACGAACGTTAAAACGGATTTTCTTACGTATTACCATTCAATCCGATAA